The Falco peregrinus isolate bFalPer1 chromosome 11, bFalPer1.pri, whole genome shotgun sequence genome includes the window gcattttcttctttttgttgctgttttatttcatatacACAGTTTTGTGAAATACCTAATTTTTTTGGCCAGATTGGGATAGGTAAGATTCTTTGGCCCCTTGGAAACTGTTCTTGTCCAGAAACCTATGACAGACAACAGGAGCTTTTTTCAGATAtaaatcagatttaaaaaaaaaaaacaaacccaaaaccaaaaaaacccaacaaaaaaaaattgaaattaatggACATATTTTGTTAAGTTTAACATTTTAAGTAAAGAAAAGCCCCCACCCCttcaaataaatcttttatAACAGCTTGTCAAATCTCTGTAAAAATAGTAACACCCTTTATGTACACACCCTTTGTTTATGCTCTGCCAAGTTTTTTGCAACTACCCAACTTTTCAAGATAATTCTTGTGACACAAAGCTGGGAGACTACCGATACTATCAAGAACAATTTTAGCAACACAACAGGACTGAGTACATATGGCTCCCTAGCAGACACTTTATCTTCATGATGCTTATTCTTCTGGGAGCAAATCAAGTCAAAGTGGGGCTTGAAACAACTACCCACTAGCAACAAACACCAGCGGGgctattttttcatgtgttctCATTGTATGTACTCCAATTACTTTCCATTAAATAGCATTTGACACATCCAACAGCTACACACAAGAGCTTACAACAAAAACCGTCTAAACTGAAACAGTTTAGGTTCAGCATCTAATTGCATTTTCACTTTTACAATTATTCTAGCCACTGTAATTCGAAGTTTATCTAAAGTAAGAGTCACCTTTCCATGGAGTACACAGTAGGTATTTGATTAAATAATTACTTTACTCTACTTAAAGACTGGGACACTTGCACACAGTGATACAGACATCCTATGGATAACCGTATTTCAAGAACAATTCCATTTGTTTGCAGGTTTTTAACTTCAGAATGCTAGAAGCAGACACAGTATTCTGTAAGGCACAGTTAATAAACCCAAGCTTATTTTAGCATCTCCACAGTAActtttgctttgcagactgTGTAAAGGGCACTAAGATTGGTACTGCAATGGAAATAATCACAGCTATGGCATGCTAGCACCACTGAATCAAGTATTTCCCTTTAATCAGCATTAacctttttttgtaaaaagtgAAAAGCATAGCCTACCTTCCCTATAGCAAGTCCTTCATAATTTAACTTTCCTTCCTTTATAAATCTGTACAATGGAGAACCAGGAACAGAATTGAAGTCACCACAGATGATAATTGGACAGAAGGTACCATCCTTCTGAGGGGCAACACTAGCAATCTCTGCCAGGAGCATTGCAAGCTGGGTCAGTTTGATGTCCCCTCGCCTTGGGTTATACAGTAGATGTGTATTGGCTATACAGATTGCAGCATTAGTTTTACAGTGAAATCTAGGCTGCAAAAGCAACACCAGTCCAACGTTGTCCCTGTCCAAGAGTGGAATATCATGGCGAAAAAATTCCACGGGGTTTGATGAAATCAGGCTAAATTTGGAAGTTTTGAAACAAATAGCACAGCCATCAGGTTTTCTCCCTGTCCTCATTTTATACTCACAGTGATACCCTGCAAGAAAGgcaattaaaaacataaaatatcaTTGTATAAATagagattattaaaaaaataaaagattagaAAAACGTTCATGCTACTTTTCTCACATGGCTATCAACACCCAGTTTGAAGTACCAAAGATTACGTGAAGTTCACATAGAAAAAGCGAACACGAGTCTTTCTGTCCTGTCTAGCTTCAGTTTAGATACTACAGGAAACCTGCTCTCATACTTTTTGTAACATGTAAGTATCTACATACTTTAAAGATACCGAGCATGTTCTCCTCTActcacatggaaaaaaaccaaaccaaaccaaccaaaaaaccccacaaatcaCATGAAGCTGGACTTGTgtattgaatttttttctggaagttacCATGATGGTTTAGGAGTAATACCAGTAAAGCATTCCAATTGAAAGCAATAATCACTAAGTCATAAATGATTGTCTGAAGTGATTCATATAACAAAGGTATCAAACATATCTACATAATTATGTAATTATCCAGTTAGCAGCACGTGGTGAGCTTTCAACAGGGAAAACTGAGACATTTATCAAACTACAGTATCAGAGTTCAAACAAGTGCACCTGAAAATAGCAGTTTGCCAAGTTCTTCACTTTATGTAGAGGtgaaacacagattttaatGAGACCCTACCTATGTAAGAAAAAACTAATGATCTTGAAACAGCATCTAGTTTTTGccattaaagaaaatgcttctctgcCCAATCCACACCATATGAATTTAGGCAGTATCGTCCCATGAAGTGGAGCGAGTCTACCTCCGAGCTCACACCAGCACCGGAACAAGGGATTTCCATtcctctctcccagctccaggCCATGTGCTCCTGCCACTTGTGGTGGCACTTACTGTTTACCCATAAGCCAACAAAACTaattcagaaaagtaaaattactCCTGCTGGACCTCACCAGGGCAAAGGTCTGGTGAGTGCCCATAAACAGCgcaggagaaggggcaggaCATGTTGGGAGCtaggaggggaagaagaagagcTACAGCATGCTCCAGATACCGATGTATAGCAGCAGGAAGCTCCGATGCCCACATGAGCCTGGCCTTACAGTGCTGCTTCACATTCCAAGTGGATTTAAATCAGCACTGCCATTACTGTATCTCCTTTACAAGCACTCAAGTCTGGGAGCTAGCCTACTTCTCCAATTGACAAAGAAAGTATCAGTTCAGTGCTGCTCCTTGAACTGGCTCCTGCTGGTATCAGACAAGTACCAGTGCCAGGAAGAAAGCAGGGCCCCGAGACTGAAAGGAAGTGTGTAGGGCATAAAAGATTTAGATCAGTTTAAACCACCATGGAATCACACCCCTAGCAACATGTCCCTTCCATAAATTCACATGTGAGAGTAGTAAGACAGTGCTATTTAGGTTAACTGACAGCAGTAGTATAAAAACTAATGAATATAAACCGATCATGGGTAAAATCTAGTGCTGATATTTGGAAGGTTTCAAGCCAGAAAAAACATACCGAAAAAAGCTATCCAACAGGAATACTGGTAGAAAACACTAAGGTAGCTTCAAGAGAACACTTGATGAATTTATGAAAGGGGCTACACAACATTGTTGCATGTGATGGCAGTAGACTTGATTCTACAATCTAAGAaagtttttttgaggaaaataatactggggcaggggagaagacAATGTATTAGTCGCAAGAGTTTCATCATACCCAGGGATTCCAAACTTGACTTGATCTCTGCTCTGTAGTGGTCTTCTTGGACTTCTTGTAAACAGAGTACCTAAAGCAAAGGTTTACAATTAAAAGATaagtatgtaaaaatataaCTGCATCGTATCTCTGTTGGCCAGTCTGTATAGgtataaaaccaaacaaaaaatcagagGCTTTTTGCCTCCATAACCTCACAAAAGGATTCACTCTCCCATAGAAAATGCTCCTTAAAATTGTGAAGAGGGCCCAAATTCCTCCCACCCTTTCTCAGACAGACATATATTTTCAGATATGAAATCAGATTTAATCAAAATAGTGATCTGCTAATATATTCTCAGCAGTGTAGGGGAGGGCTAAATGTCAGAGCAGTGGGATGAAGAGGCCAAGGGCACACTTTTCATTAACCGCAGAGTGAACAAGCTTCCGTATTGTAACAACCTGAGCCAAAGATCATCCTCAAAATACTCTGTTAAGAGAGTTCTGAGCACCTTGGAGCCTTCTCCCTGCACACTGCAGTAATGCACGGATTTACAGCCACCTTGGGACCCTGACGTAGGACTGAGCTCCTGAAGGGCAGGTAACGAGTTAGCACTGgctgctgaactgcagcaaCTAGATTCCACTTACCCACTGACACTAGCTGATTCAAGGTCTCAAAGCAGAACCAGATCTCCAGCAATATTCTGAAGTCTTTGCTTCACTTTAAGGTTACAGTTCAAAACAATGAATCTGTTAAAAGCCTATGTCCTTCAGCGAGAAATTCCTCTGCACAAAGGGCACCTGCACCTGCCAGGGTCTGTGAGCAGCTGCTTGTTGTAACTCCATGCATGCAATACAAGGCATCACCTCTTCACCCCAGTGCTGCGTTGTGTGGCTCTACAGACTTTATCAAGTACCCTGACTGAACTGCTCTTTGCTAGAGGGGCTGGCTTCAGCTCCAACCCTTTATTCCTGGAGAACAATGTTACCACCAACAGCACCAGGCTCACCAGAGTCCCTCTGCCTGATGCTCCTCCCAAAAAGGCCAGCGATGTACCTCACTGTAAAGATACGTACATATAGTATGTATAAATGTATTATGAGGAAAGGAAGAGCTTGAAGGGGACTTTAATCTCCAGCTTCTTGGCTATGTACTAacataactgcatttttcaaatagtTCAAGGCAGTTTTTCTGTCGCTTCCTTAATACAACTACTTTAATTCTTTTCAGTACTGTTTTCAGACACAAAACAGACTGGATTCCATCACCAAACACTGGCCCGAACAATGACTGAAGCAAAAAGTTTACTGACTTGACTTTCCgattaaaattaacaaatataaaggtccttaaaaaaaagaacaaaaccacccACAACCAAGAACACAGTAAGGTATTTTTTCAGACCCCAATATAAACAGAAGTTCAGAGTTATGTCTCAATAGAGAACAGCAAGATTATTCACAGGACAAATGGTGCACAGTACCAGATGAAGAGAGAAATGAACACCTGAGAGGAGTAATTTTGGATCATTCTCACATGAACACTACTAACACCTGCATCTTTCTCTCTAATCTCTAATTGAACACTAATCTCGAGAAGACAAAGATTCGCGTAGTCTTGTCACTCCAGTCCTCATAACAATCAAAAAAGTCTGCCTGCCAAATAAAGGATTCAGACATGATTCAAAATTTTCCATTACCTGGTCTAACAAATGGCTCTGAAGGATTAGAAGCCAAATTTTAGAAAGGTACTTCTGATTTACTGAACATACAGAGACTTGATGTAACTACTACACTTAAACAAATACGAAATCAAAGTTGCACATCTGGAAGTCAGAAATGCCAGTCCTGGAGGTTGCCTTAACTTGACCCTCCTGTGTGCATGCATACTATTgttcctccacagcagcctggcaTGCAAGATTAAGTGTTTGCAAATAATGACCAACGATTCAATCTTGCATATCCTTTGCACTAAACAATTTACAGCACAATTAAAAGAGACACCTTCCAGAGCTTCCTAAACTGTACAGTCCCAGAAACAGACTAACCTGGAGAAAGGTGCCCTGTTCTCCTACTCTTAAGTATCTATCCTTAGCTACCTGTTACAAACATGACACTAAACTAGGTGCACCTTTGGCCTGTGCAAGTGTTGCTGTTCTTACGTTCAATGCCTTGTTTACAGCACTGAAGTCCTCTAGGCACAGACTGAGAAAGATTTATGTGAAGAAAGAAGGTTTTAGAATTATAAAAGAACTGCAGTGTATCAGCAGAGCATCAAAGCCATGTCAAAAAGACCATTCCAGGAAGTTAACGGACAAAAAAAGGCAACTATGAATGATATGTAGTGCAGAGTTTGCCTTTGCTTCAAGTTCAGATCACACAGAATACACTAACTGCACAAGCATGAATCAAAACTGCTGTTAAGCGTGACTTAACTAAAAGCTCACTTGGATTCACTAGACAGCCCACCTATTGAAATAAAGAACAGCAAGAATTTGCTCCTCCAGTTTATCAGTTCTTAAGAAATATCCACATGCTCATTTCCTACTCACATCTGCATCCAGCTGCTTGATTTCCTGTAGAATGTTGGGAAATCTGTATGTCCAGATTAACAGTCGTTGCCTGCAGTGTTTATATAGGTGGGAGTTATCTTCCAACAAATTTTGTGAGAGAATATTGTAGGACATGACTGTAAAATCAAATTTTGCCTCACTTTCTGTATTGCTTTGGtcagtttctttattttcaaagattttcaTTGTTCTACTGTGCTGACAGAAATATTCCCAGTGTCTTCTGACGGTTCCTGTTAAAAACacatgaagcagaaaaagttATGTAATAGGCCATATGCCTTCTTACTACTCTTAGGAATCATTCTACTGACAACTACTCGTCTTTCAAATTGCTTAAGCAATTCTAAAAGCTTACTTGATTAGCAGTGATTTAAACCCTCTGTTTAAGATTAACTTTATACAAGCATCAGTAAAACAACACAAACGAAAACCCCCAATCGCAAAACCATTATGTGCCCTGGATTTCAAACTGCTTTGAAATCAGAAAACTGGCATGTTCTAAGAAGATGGTTGTAGTCAGACTATACCACGTTGCTCCCTGTTGAACAGCTGTCAAAGTGGTAAGCCAAACTGAGTCTGCTGACATAGTCTTACGCTGCCTTCTGCCACTACCTCCTCAGTGGAGATGGGGTATGTGACAGCCTGGGATACACCCTTTAAAGCAGCGTATGGGCATCTTGTTGATCTCCCTATCCATGGATTAACAAAGGGTTAGGAATCAACGGGTTCACCTCTAGCCTGTGTACAGTCTGAAAAATTCAGCCACAAGCTGCAACAGGATCCATTAGAGGTGTCCCCAAACAGATAAAGAACCCGATTTCCCTCAGTGAGgttgagaaattaaaaatattaatgggCTTCAGAATTACCAAGAACTTCTGAAAAGGCTTACTTTACCATTCTGCCTTTCCTAGTTCCATACTTATT containing:
- the ANGEL2 gene encoding protein angel homolog 2 isoform X3 — protein: MLPRHVQRLGRDWIAHWNGSQILTLNSPVPSCMRWAGHYPWASFPLPVPADFSANWRLPLVFGPWRQFQNSNWQLDNFTQSSCFHLPNPSMKSEGEEPLTKKRRLSGQHDTSAPGEETNFSHQKEALCFSVAQNEEHNNRKGTVRRHWEYFCQHSRTMKIFENKETDQSNTESEAKFDFTVMSYNILSQNLLEDNSHLYKHCRQRLLIWTYRFPNILQEIKQLDADVLCLQEVQEDHYRAEIKSSLESLGYHCEYKMRTGRKPDGCAICFKTSKFSLISSNPVEFFRHDIPLLDRDNVGLVLLLQPRFHCKTNAAICIANTHLLYNPRRGDIKLTQLAMLLAEIASVAPQKDGTFCPIIICGDFNSVPGSPLYRFIKEGKLNYEGLAIGKVSGQEQFPRGQRILPIPIWPKKLGISQNCVYEIKQQQKEENAGEKLKAAKLDNAQEIVMASEKLSSKLQHHFKLSSVYSHYFPETGIPEVTTCHSRSAVTVDYIFYSAANDDTAAQSEGHFSDGPAPVK
- the ANGEL2 gene encoding protein angel homolog 2 isoform X1; its protein translation is MLPRHVQRLGRDWIAHWNGSQILTLNSPVPSCMRWAGHYPWASFPLPVPADFSANWRLPLVFGPWRQFQNSNWQLDNFTQSSCFHLPNPSMKSEGEEPLTKKRRLSGQHDTSAPGEETNFSHQKEALCFSVAQNEEHNNRKGTVRRHWEYFCQHSRTMKIFENKETDQSNTESEAKFDFTVMSYNILSQNLLEDNSHLYKHCRQRLLIWTYRFPNILQEIKQLDADVLCLQEVQEDHYRAEIKSSLESLGYHCEYKMRTGRKPDGCAICFKTSKFSLISSNPVEFFRHDIPLLDRDNVGLVLLLQPRFHCKTNAAICIANTHLLYNPRRGDIKLTQLAMLLAEIASVAPQKDGTFCPIIICGDFNSVPGSPLYRFIKEGKLNYEGLAIGKVSGQEQFPRGQRILPIPIWPKKLGISQNCVYEIKQQQKEENAGEKLKAAKLDNAQEIVMASEKLSSKLQHHFKLSSVYSHYFPETGIPEVTTCHSRSAVTVDYIFYSAANDDTAAQSGAEDSFHGGLKLLGRLALLTEKDLWTVNGLPNENNSSDHLPLLAEFRLIER
- the ANGEL2 gene encoding protein angel homolog 2 isoform X4, translated to MLPRHVQRLGRDWIAHWNGSQILTLNSPVPSCMRWAGHYPWASFPLPVPADFSANWRLPLVFGPWRQFQNSNWQLDNFTQSSCFHLPNPSMKSEGEEPLTKKRRLSGQHDTSAPGEETNFSHQKEALCFSVAQNEEHNNRKGTVRRHWEYFCQHSRTMKIFENKETDQSNTESEAKFDFTVMSYNILSQNLLEDNSHLYKHCRQRLLIWTYRFPNILQEIKQLDADVLCLQEVQEDHYRAEIKSSLESLGYHCEYKMRTGRKPDGCAICFKTSKFSLISSNPVEFFRHDIPLLDRDNVGLVLLLQPRFHCKTNAAICIANTHLLYNPRRGDIKLTQLAMLLAEIASVAPQKDGTFCPIIICGDFNSVPGSPLYRFIKEGKLNYEGLAIGKVSGQEQFPRGQRILPIPIWPKKLGISQNCVYEIKQQQKEENAGEKLKAAKLDNAQEIVMASEKLSSKLQHHFKLSSVYSHYFPETGIPEVTTCHSRSAVTVDYIFYSAANDDTAAQSDGPAPVK
- the ANGEL2 gene encoding protein angel homolog 2 isoform X2 yields the protein MLPRHVQRLGRDWIAHWNGSQILTLNSPVPSCMRWAGHYPWASFPLPVPADFSANWRLPLVFGPWRQFQNSNWQLDNFTQSSCFHLPNPSMKSEGEEPLTKKRRLSGQHDTSAPGEETNFSHQKEALCFSVAQNEEHNNRKGTVRRHWEYFCQHSRTMKIFENKETDQSNTESEAKFDFTVMSYNILSQNLLEDNSHLYKHCRQRLLIWTYRFPNILQEIKQLDADVLCLQEVQEDHYRAEIKSSLESLGYHCEYKMRTGRKPDGCAICFKTSKFSLISSNPVEFFRHDIPLLDRDNVGLVLLLQPRFHCKTNAAICIANTHLLYNPRRGDIKLTQLAMLLAEIASVAPQKDGTFCPIIICGDFNSVPGSPLYRFIKEGKLNYEGLAIGKVSGQEQFPRGQRILPIPIWPKKLGISQNCVYEIKQQQKEENAGEKLKAAKLDNAQEIVMASEKLSSKLQHHFKLSSVYSHYFPETGIPEVTTCHSRSAVTVDYIFYSAANDDTAAQSVAISAWRQELRLQKSRNESGT